In Asterias rubens chromosome 2, eAstRub1.3, whole genome shotgun sequence, the sequence TGATGACATTTCAGAGTGAGTCATAAACTGTCCTTTTGTATTCCCACTTCAGAAAGTCGTCAGTGTAAGAATTTGCAGTCGTTCGTGGGTGTGGTTTACAAGGAACTTGAAGTCGAAGAGGAGAGTCTGTTCTTCTTCATGTAGCGAGAATATGAGGTCAAAAGGTCATCCATCTTGTAGCCCTGCAATTGACAGTTGAAACAACTCTTGTTGTTGAAAAACATAATAACAATATCTTGTGCTGACAATTgcctgtttaattttttttactgtatgcAGGCATTTGAATTACCTTTTTGGGATCGAATAAAGATTaactgaattgaactgaatttaaGTACgggtttcataaaaaaattaaaataaatcaacatcAGTCTGAAATCTCACTGGTTACAAAGTTCATACTACAAGCCACTGTTGCGTACTTCGATTGGTGCAATTGAAATAAGCCAAAGTTAAcatttgatattttttcacaggttgatcatacagtgttttttatttaaccgGAAGCGGCATTTAATTAACTTTTCTGAAGAATTAGTAAAACTTACTTTCTCTTTAGAtaagtagttgttgctacgaaacTTCATGCAGTTTTTATATTATCAGTTGGATCTTAAATTTGATACAACAATGCTAATTTTACCATTTTGGTTTTGAAGTGTAGTTTCATGGCTCCTGTCTTTTCATTTCCAACAGTAAGAATAAAGTCATCACTGTCCGAACCTGCCCAGCCCTGGATCTCATTATACGGGTAAGTCTTCAAGATATCCtacatcataaaataaaataaacagagTCAATGTTTGTTGACTTTTTGTCTTCAAGAGAGTCTCTGAACTGAAAAGATGTAAACTTGCATCAGTATGTTTGTTTTGCTAAGACTTTTGGTTGTTCTTTGGGTCCTGGTTGTTTGGTCTTTCTCACTTTAAAACACTATTTCTGTGACCTGCCGGATAAAGTGTGGAACAGGTCTTTGCAAATGTGCAGCTAGTTCTTCCCTGTAATTGACATGCGATGTTGCAATTGAGAGGAGTCAATTGTGAGGGAATAACAActattaattcaattcaatacaattcaGTTCTTTATTCAGCATGTCCAGcatgaaaattactttctcgatTTGCACATACAGTTACTAAAAATAGCAGAAGAACCAAACCTGGACCGTAGAAATTAAAAGAGCAACAATATAACATAATTCAACCTATAATTGTTGATATACTATAATGACTTTACCTTTGACTGGGCCTCGATGACGAGCACTCCTCGTTTGTTGATTGCAAGCAACACTCTCTCTGTGTTGTCAGATCTGATGACTTTCTGCAGACAACATGTACATTTGGGTTTGAATTATGTTAAGGAGAATGggcgagaaagtgtagatttgtggATAGCCTACGAACCGAAGGCGAGAACATTGTTGTCACAAATCTACATTTttgagtctattctctgacttaaactatttccccaatctttttgtactttgtcaaacgttgtttggttacattgataacTATTTTGCAAATTTGTTGAGCATATATTATAGTGCTTGGAACATTATCAAgtacaacgtttttttttagaattatgTTATTTAATACTAAAGTAAATTGTTTAACTGAAACAATAGTTTGGGGACATTGAAATATATCATGTTTTCATCAGCTGAGTTTTTCAcctgatgttattttttatgttatttttggaaagacagtcattttcaagttgaactatcgCTGAAGTTTGTACATTcaactgtagattcgtaaaaataatctacattttgaacaatagagtgacgtcactgAAATAGTTTAATAGAAAATAATATACTTCAAAATAGCTATTACTGACAGCTACTGAGTTCATGGTTAGGGCTAATACGTATTTGTTTCGATTAAGACTTACACAATCTAGTATCAGAGAGCATGAACTGCTGTCTCACCAAGAGAaacttatatttgtttattgtttgtttagatgatcttcttTATTTAGATGATCAAGGGGATAAagacaccaagctggcaacagcttATCTTTCTCAATTAATATTGGTTGAATGTATAGATAtcaattgcacaaatcaagaatttAAATTTAGTATCTGGCAATGTTGCTGCACTTAGCTAGGTTTAAGAATTGCTGCTCTAAAATTGAAAAGgtcgtggtttcgaatcccactcgagtaacatgCTTGTGATTTTGCTGAAGGAGCTCTGGAAAGTGTTGAGTGTAtaggtgctaacacacatcggtgtatatgggtaaaaccaaaattatataagaagaaaaaaaagaccttTGTACCTCTGCTTCAAAGAATGAGGAGCCAAACGTTGGCCATCGATACACAATCTTAAGGAATGCAATCTTAGCTCCCTCCTTGGACATAGCGGTCAGTGCAGGTTGGTTATACATGGATACTATAGCCtgttaatacaaataaatatgttgaggttgaaaacaaataaacaaaaattctaaCCTTGAGTCAGTGTTCTGACtattcccaggtcaaaattccagttgaacctagttaactggggtcaactggttcaactggatagtgaccaaactcgtccattttccatattaaccaactggtttggactaggtttaactgtgttcaactgagtttaaattataaaccagttggtgtctgtccattttccatattaaaccaactggttttaactgtgtttaactagtttatcaactggtttcaactagttccagttgaacccagtttaactaggttcaactggaattttgacctgggtttgTATGTAAAATTGACAAGTGGCTGTATTTTGAGGTTGTATAGTTTCACAAGACAGGAGAGACTGGGAAAAGCTTGTGTCTGCCTGCTGTGAAGTcaactgatgatgatgatgatgatagttttATTTAACCTTTGCGAAAGCTTCTGCTGAAACTAACTACTTTTTGCTCTTTTTCATTTCGCATCTTCCACATTACTTCAAGGAATCGTCTCTttacaatacattttttaaaccaTCCACTCACTCTTTTCCAATCCTCCACAGACGCAGTTCTCAACATTTCTGTCGGCAGATATTCTGACAAGGTTTGAGCCAGATTCTGTAACTCTGATTTATCGTTGCCGTGTTGAGCACGAAACTGCAGGGCTGCCAACTTGACAGCATCCTCCCTCTGGCATCGATGGTAACCCCGAAGAAACTTGGGACGTTCCTGGTTGTAGTGGAATATTGTGTCAGCTTGTGGGTCCTCGCCCGGAACAACATCTGTCCAGATTTTCCGCAGGAAGTACATTTGGTAGGCAAGAACTGGCATATCACTTTCTGTTTTATGAGGGTAGGTGGAAGGGTTAAAATAACTGGGAACCAGTGGCAACAGACTGTAAACTGCATGGTATTTCGCCTCGTAACCTGTTTTAGCTAAGCAAAATTCGTCTGTGTTTGTCTGAGTTTTTGTgctacttaagcagaaaatatcacattacttttgttttctgcttagcaaacatgtgcaagataccagtcaaaaaaattgcttgttgtatggtattttggctggttaccttatctGGGTAAGCATAATATTGCTGTCCTTAGCCAATTTTTAGCAAGCGTATGAAATTCCTGGAGGTTATTATGATCAAGatattgtaccagacattattcaaatctaaatcTCAATGATGTACTCAGCAAAGAATGGAAAAAGCTTCTTGCCTTTGCTAAGCGGTTGATTGCAATAGAttgatccagtaggctccgcccacaatgcacgtgtgagcaagaacacatgggactctccaatgcctttctgcacaactctgccacgcgcgccaagcatacgcgcacgcatgtgggaccttagtgtcggaccttcgttgcgttgttattggtcaatacgcaatggggcggagcttaatggatcggtctattgcaggCAGTTGTGGCTTATCTGTATCTATTAGCAGTATGTGTGCACTATTTGTGAGCTTGCAGATAAAATCAGAAGTGAATTTCTTCTAAGAGTAAAAAAGTTCACTAAACTCGATAGAATAAATAACTAAGTGGATTTGTGCTGAAACAAAATCTAATAACTAACCACAACTGTGACAACAGCGCagaagctacatgtatacactaCTTTACTCAATCAACTGGAAGTGCTTTCTCGTCAAGACAAGTATCTAAATCCATACAGAGATAAGATAACTCAAAGAGGCCTATTACTGCTACAAGAAGAGAGGCCAGCAAATGTGTCCAATGCATACCCTCACTTTTGGTTGACTTGATACCTTCCTCTTCCCAGTCGATCTGTCTCCTCAAGGCATCGAAGAAGAACTCGCTCTCGTCATGCAAGGCAACAACTGAATCCAAACAGAAGAGTGATGTGTTACACGAGCGCAGACAATCGGAAGTTATCAGGTTTGTGGATTAtaagatttgtttttgaatcCAAGAATAATGCAGATATGATAATGTTTTAGATATGTTTCACTCCTAATCCAAGATTATCaatccagcagccgatttcatgaagctttacgcaactgcgtaagtccacttgcgccacgcttatggcgcaacttacgccataaacgttgcgcaagtggacttacgcagctGCGTAAATGTtagtgaaattggctgcagatGAACTTATTTAATAATCAGGTTTGTGTTCAGATATGAATTTTGGTGTTCAAATATTTGTATCTGTATTCAAACTCCAGTGAATCTGTATCCCGCTGGAGGGGAGTGTTGCAGACAAATTCTGCTTCTGTAATCTTAAACTGGTTGAGTTCAGGGAGACTTGGGGCCATGTCACACTGGGCAATTGTTACGGGCAGCTTGGAGGTAGGATTTTTTGTCTTACATTACCCAACAAAATTATGTGCAAATTGAAACCATGCCATTTCTTCTGAGAGATTACTTGAAACCTGTTGCCTGTAAAGAGCCCTGTGTGAGACTTAAAGGTAGTGCAGTAATATTggtcattaaaaaaacacaaaaaataaacaaacaaacaaataaacaaacaaacaaaccaatccAACAACTTACTTTTTTGACTCATGATAAGGAACAGTCCGAATCCTTTTGTTGATTTGAGTCCAAGTCGACCAATGATACTTCTGCATAACTCCCCAACAGTCATAGATGACGAGACCTGAAATGACTggaaagagaaaacaaagtatACAATGTCATTATCAGTTTCCTGAAagtgctcaaaatgtttatatcCCATTACGCAAAGCAAAATATAAGATTATGAATCATTCATGAGTGATGCaaacaaagcatacagaaaTGCAAATTAGCAGCTGATCAGTTGACTTTCTCTGTCTCCTTCTTTTGTAGTGCTACAGAAATTGGAACGCACTGTACAAAGTTTTGTTGCGTTTTCTATTCCCCTCCCAGTTATTTCCTCAATATTCTAGCTCTGAGCCTCCAGTTCACCATTCTTTGCTCTAGTTCTGAACCTTCCCCCAACCCACCCTAGCAATTACAAAGTCATCTAGGACTCGGTTACCTTGCTTCAGAATTATGAGGTACTGTTGTACGAGGTTTGTGTAGGACATTGTGAATTCAGGACATGAGAAGGGCAATCTTGCTGTTGTGGGCTGCGCAAGTCTTACATAGGGTACATGgtgcattattaataatatctTACCGCATTTGACTTATCATCAGGGAAGAACACAAAGTGAAAGATCTGAGTGAAGTTATGCTGTATGGTCTCTTTCTCCACCCAGTGCGGCGGATACTTGCGCTGTCGTGGACATTGAGCGATAGCATGCTGACGTCGTAAGCAGTCCTGGGCCAGCTTGTGACGAGCTGAACGAAGGAACTTAGTGATTTCTGGCTGTAGGATACGACTGCTGGTGAAGATACCAGTTGCTAGCCACATGAGCTCCCATCCTCGCTCCTCACTAACACTGCAAATCATCATCAGGTACAGTTGTTTTTTATCATACATTTAGTTTAATCAGTATTAGTGCAAAcagttgtttttcttgttcattGGTATCGTTTCGCATTTGTCAATATTGTGTCATAAAATACTCTGTATTCTAATTGCAAGTACATATTTGTCTCTACCGGTAGTTGGGATGATTTTCCTGCCAGTTTAGTATTTCCTctcattacaaacaaaatgttgtgtttttatgaTGTGATAAATGTAAATTTGAACTGCGGATTTTAAATTACATtgttcagtaacatttatttcaatgctgtaaTTCATTACAAAAGCACATAATGTTGAAACAAAATGCCTCCATACATACACGTGTGAATACCTTATAACTTCAAGAAATCttgtattttaaattgtttttagttTCATACGTTTTTAGTTCCATTCTTTAAAAGAAAGTTCAAACATAAACACAAAGCATAACAATTTTATTAAGCAAATACAAGTAAAGCTaagttttgtttgtcttgtaAAAAACAATTGCTGACAACAAAAGATATCTATTTTGTACATTCAATTACACAAGAACTTTTCCCTGCTTTGAAATTTGTCAAGTGGGATGAATACCTAGACTTGCCTGAGTTTATTACCAGTCAACTGCTTGATGATTTGGCAGAATATCTCGTCCTTGAGTTCCTCGTATCTCATGGCACTCTGGAAGATCTTATCGGTAACAAAGTTACCATGAAGGTTGGACTTCTTGGTTGGGAAGTCACCCATATACTTCATGATTGGTGTGAACCGTTAAGGGAAATGTATGTTTATGTCTTGGGGAGTAGTTTGCAGACGTGATGGGTAGGAAGTGGATTGAGGGGGCGAGGGGGGATAGATACATcattgttatgttttgtttatactcttACACCACTGTATACCCGgtactttcttgagttctgtgaacaaaatcacaggcaaatcgTGGTTGGATTCGGatccacaacctttgcattgctagagctgatgtcttaccactagaccataaAGCTAGCCCTATGGCTacaggcagtttgaatcttatACATGtgttagcagtgggtaccacaatgttttgtaaatgTAAATGTTTCGGGATGCAAAACTAACTTCTGTTACATCATTGTTGGGCTTCTCTTAATTTATTGAAGACCAATCACAAATCAACACGACCAAATCTGAATTTAAATACCTAATCAAACATCAGGGAGACCAATCATGAACCAAAATGAGTATAAATCAAAAACACCCCTATTACATCCTTATGGTCGATACACTTTACAGACTAGCACACATCGTGGTAAACCCAAGTTTCTAGGATCAAAGATTTCAGAGAAAAGGATGATGTGATGACTTtcatgttctgttttttttacataaattagAAATTTTATTGCACCTGTAGAATGGTAAAACTTAAAGGCAAGGATTGtcgaaaaacaaaactaaaatggaattaaaaacatttggttgATGTTATTTTCACTGCAAGTGTTATTGGCATTAAGTGAGCTTTCGGAGTCCAAGGACCAATAAGTCCGAGTCCCTGAGTACTAGGTACTTAAATTTgatccaaacaaaacaaatcaaaataaatgatAAAGGATATCTTTGAAGGCTGTACAAGCCTGACCGGACAGCTGTTGGTTGCCATTCAAGTGTTTCAACAAGGATCTCTGAATGGGCTCTGTTGTATGCTGCCACACCTCCACATTAGAGTTCCCTTTAACGATAGACGGCCGTTTCACAGCCTTGTTGAAGTTCAACTTTGCAAAGTGTTCCAGGGTGTGGATCCCATTTGAAACACCACCGTTGCGGACAGGGGCTGGTGCCCAACCCCCCTTTCGACCTCTTGGTGGCGATGTGGCCCTTTTTCTGGTTGGGGATGGTGAACTTGTTGACCGTCGGGTCGGAGACGGTGATCTTGCTGACCGTCGGGTCGGAGACGGTGATCTTGCTGACCGTCGGGTCGGAGACGGTGATCTTGCTGACCGTCGGGTCGGGGAAGGTGACCGGGCTGATCGTCGATCTGGAGAGGGTGATCGGGCTTGGTGTCGGGGTGATTGGGACCGAGTTCGTCGCCGAGATGGGGACGGCGATCGGGTGCCATTGTGATGAGCTGATCTCCTTGAAACACCTTCACCTTGCATCATCTTATCTGGACCAGAACTTCTTGTAAatctgtatatatatatatatatatatatattttttttggggggggggcacaaacTGTTCAGCTTATAAGGTCACATTCCTGTGCACACACTGTGCAACACTCCCTACTAAACCAAATATGTTGGTTTCAATTATATTGAGCCAGAAAAACAAGTACCTAGTATGTAAACACTGTACTATGTGCTTGTCAACATGTAGCATTCACTACCCATGTTTACAAAGGCACTTGTTCACACAATAGCGAAAGTTTAGCCATAATCATGAGAGGAGATATATGGGGTTAGCGTTATCATTCTGTTCAGAATCATTCGGGTGAAATTTATTGCAGAAGTAACAACAGTACATGCACAAATCCTGCAAACATTTGCCTTCAGAACCCTATACTCTGTGACTTGAAAAAAAGATGTGTAAATGTTTAGAGTATATTGTGTTAATCTGGGTGAAGAAAAACCCTCATGCAACCTTTgtatacaagttttttttagtagCCATTAAATTGGAATTGAAGCCAGTGAATACAAGGCCTTGTCTtcttagaaagaagtaatttagcAAAGAAAATGAAGTCGGTACCACAAGtattgttcttaaaggcagtggacactattagtaattactcaaaataactaatagcataaaaccttacttggtgatgagtaatgggagaggttgatggtataaaacattatgagaaacggctccctaaaaaagtgaagtagtttttgagaaagaagtaattttccacgaatttgattttgagacctcagatttagaatttgaggtctcgaaatcaaccatctaaacgcacacaacttcatgtgacaagggtgttttttctttcattattatctcgcaatttcgacgaccaattgagctcaaattttcacaggtttgttattttgtgcatatgttgagatacaccaagtgagaagacgggtctttgacaattaccaatagtttccagtatCTTTAACAAAATTCTTGTTAAATCTTTGCCAAACAAATGATTTGGTAACTCAATTTTATACCAGTGGCTTCAAAATGTTAAACCATATCAAAGAGATTGTTAGAGACCATTCTCTTGTTTATACGATAGCCAGCAATATTGGATGGAAGATATTGAGTACAGCTAAAAATTGGCTTTGCAACAATTAGCCATTTTTAGCAAAACATTACACCAAAATGTTATTGAGTATAAAAGTCTACCCTTTGTTTTGGATTGTTGTGGTTATTAATTTGATAGCATTAGGATTGGTCAAATAATAAACTGTTTTGGGCTGTGAAGATTGCTCAGACTTTTGCCATCTGGTTGGCAAAACTCAAGATGGTTGGCAAAACTCACGGTGTGACGTAAAAAAGAAAGGACTCATACAAGAACCTTTTTAAAATAGTACTGAACAGACATTAAATGAACTACTCCAACTTCATAAAAGAATTAATCTGAAAATTCATTCCATTGGAGGATAGAGCTTATTTATTATCATTACGcctaaattaaatttgtttagtCATTAATCTTAGGCGCAAACAATTCAATGCaagaaatgaaattttaaaatagtaCTGAACAGACATTAAATGAACTACTCCAACTTCATAAAAGAATTAATCTGAAAATTCATTCCATTGGAGGATAGAGCTTATTTATTATCATTACGcctaaattaaatttgtttagtCATTAATCTTAGGCGCAAACAATTCAATGCAAgaaatgaaattgttttgaaattgttttctaAACAAGGATGAAAAGGATGAAAAGTCATTCACTTACCCAAAATGCCAGCACCACAGAATTCTGTGTCAACTTTCTCCAAATTATTACCACTCCGTTGTTTTCGAGCCAGCTGCCTAAATCCCATCAAGTAAAGACTAGAAATAAACTAAACTCCAAACACTTTTGAGAAAGTATTCCTTCCTTTATGGTTTCAAAAGTCGCCTGCGATGAAAATCACCTTAAAAGCTGTCAGAATAAACACTTTTCTGTCTGGACTTTGTATTCCACAGAAACAAAATGTGctagatttggttttacccctatGGGCGAGTTAGAACTGGTTTCATTTTAGTCCAGTATTCCCATGGAGTATTTATTATACTCCAAATACCCATGTCCTTCAAAGCCCCTCAAAGAAATTCTAAAGCTGAAATCGCTCGTCTGGAAACCCTTTTGTTCGCAAGTATGCATTGACACTTGAGGGGTATGCAGTTTTCTCTCTGTGCTACACCCCAGTTTTTAATAATGGTTATGAGTTTGTGGTGAATGGGTTGCTCCAATTGAGGGGGGCGTAGGCTAAACTTGTAATTATGCTCATAATGAAAGCgaagtttgttttgtatttgggGAAAGCGATGACACACATGTGATGCCATACCGGTACAGGCTGGATCTTTTACAATGTGGGTGaagttaaaaatgaaaaataataatggctttaacaaaccaagtaatatgcctctggatttttttcacagagcttgggaagtACTTTTCTTTTACGAATCGGTgtatacgggtaaaaccaaaattattattctttacactcgatgcaaatttccttCCATGTTACAAACTAAAACCAACAAAAaggacctgtggtataaatgcaaaacatagttatggcctgacatttcgctCGAGCCTAGGAGTCTTTTTTGAAGGCTAAATAGGTTGCAtaaaagcaattattttttctctcatagGGCTAAGAGATAATGGTTTGGTTTGACAAGTACTTTGGCCCCACAATACTCAGCCAAAGATTCTACATAATAAATGTGGCTTCTTACATATCACTCATGCTCATGccacacatttatttcaatccttaaaccatctcggctTTCTTGGGAGTGAACAGCTTTTGCTGCCAAGTATGTTGCACACAAAGCAAAATCAATCACATGAAGCTAAATCAActgttattgtgtttttataattgtattgctGTTTTTGAATTTCTTAGGTTTGTTAATGATTAATTACTAAGATTAGTGTTTTGtagcctttttaaaaaaaaattgtttctctgtgaagcgccttgagcgtcttaTAGGCGGACTTTGGTGCTATATAATTTTaggaaccatctctgccctcacacgTACCCATTTATCCcggggtgaagagaagcaaacttagttgagtgtcttgctcaaggacacaagttttatgactaggattcaaacccacaccctaaTGACCTATTTGAGTTCAATGttgcacttggccacaacatgTCAGATTGCCGTTactcttttgttttttgagtaAATGTACTTCCATCATtcgacatttttttttaggaatgTGCCATAAAAGAAACTGAacatttcattaaaggcagtggacactattggtaattaccatagctctatggtaattactcaaaataattatgattagagaacctttcttgattacgagtaatggggagatattgatagtataaaacattgtgagaaacagctccctctgaagtggtgtagttttttagaaagaagtcattttccacgaatttgattttgagacctcggatttagaatttgaggtctcgaaatcaagcatctgaaagcacacaacttcctttgaccatggtgcgacaagggtgtttttttctttcattaatgtcatgtaacttcgacaaccgattgagctcaaattttcacaggtttgttattgtatgcatagttgagatacaccaactgtgaagactagtctttgacaattaccaatagtgtctttaccCTGTTTTACTGAAAGCTCTTTTTTTGGTCAGAGATTTATTGTAGAGTCATGCATGTTTGGATTGTGGTGATGGAATTAAGGATCTTCGAAATTATTTCAGatataaatatttcttttgCTGATTGGTAATGGTGTGAACTTAAGAATCggtgagctttcagatagaaaaCATTTCTCTGGAGCATTGGTGCCATTTTCGTGTAGTTTCCCAAAGTGTAAAATTCTCATCATAgctaccactgcctttaaactgaacTGTCAAACGCTAATGTACATGACCTTGTGTTTCCATATAAACTGGTAAAGTCAGCTCAGTGTTGAGTCATAAAACTACACGCTTCACGAACCAAggaaaaactacaacaccaacaaaaaacacaccaaacaaACACTTTTGTTTACAGAGAAAACCTTGTTTAACGCATGCTGGGCCTAATGTCATAGAGCAGATGAAGCAGCAATGCTGCTTaatcatttctgcttagcaaaacaaagcaggataccagtcaatgATAGTTTGagtgacaaagtttttttttggctggtaagcataattttcttgtgcttagctacttagtgtgcttagctacttattGTGCTTGAAGCAGccttatgaaactgggcccccTGTTAAAGGGACTGGCCACtatattggtaatgactcaaagtaattgttagcataaaaacctagtgagaatactagtctttgacaattaccaaacctttccagtgcctttaaaacccaaATTCTCATGTTGGTTCTAGTTTAGAACCGAACAATGGTTAATCGTTTGAATTTCTCTTCTCTCACCGCACCTGTAAAAATTTCACAGTCACTGGATTATTGTATACCAGTGTCATATTGTCAACCAGTACAAAGCAAGCCAACAAAAGCAATGGCGTTGACCTAAGAGTTTATTGTCACTAAGTATGTGATCCTGAATTCTTGTAATAATCTAGCCCTGGGGGCTGGATTATTCAATAGAAATATATGCAACTTTCCATCTGTCggttcctgaaaaaaaatatacctCAAAGGTAATGCAAAAagtatttaaaggaacgttacagaattggtaagaaacaaaaatcgtgaagatcacagatttacattaaacttacacggtctaatgatgatgatagttgaaaacataccttgaaatatttctgtgtgaaatgtcatatttgatgagaaataaataatctaccttcgcgtttggagtttattgctcagtgagcgttttattcatttttattttggcatcgatgcaatgcaaaatcgGTCAtccgtttttcactattctcttgtgacccagatcaTCGAtggatctcaaacttctacaggtttgtcagtttatgtaattggtggattacataaagtgcttactctgccagcaactgtttcgtaagtaaaaaccaattctgtaatgttcctttaatggtctgacgtttcggCCCAATAGAGTGTTCTTTTAAACCTCTGAGAAAGACTCAGCTAGGcaaatgtcaggccatttacGACAACAGCTAATTTATTTAAAGTAACTTACAAAAGGGGTTATAGATGAGATAATCAAAGGAAATGATGTTCAGCCCAAAAGTGTaagataaataatattttattttactcaatGAGTCAGTCATTATACATGCAGCGGATAAATGAATATATCATTTTAACACTTAATCATACctgtgtttaatgtaaatattttaaaaaggggACACAGTTAATTCACAtgatatgtattttttattgagtACTAATTGTTCAACTTattttaactctttcagtgcctgTTTAGGGTGGTAATTTGAACCTTAAATGTCAACAccaaaaaatttgtttacaaaatttaaaacaatatttctcacaaaacaaaatgcttgttgctgatttgtgttgccttggtacatcccaaagtcaataTTGAGTGGGTCGTACATTTGCAATTGATGACACTTTTGCAGATCCTAAGTGCACGATCTTGACACTGAAAGATTTATGGTTATATTCAT encodes:
- the LOC117306998 gene encoding myosin-VIIa-like isoform X2, with protein sequence MMQGEGVSRRSAHHNGTRSPSPSRRRTRSQSPRHQARSPSPDRRSARSPSPTRRSARSPSPTRRSARSPSPTRRSARSPSPTRRSTSSPSPTRKRATSPPRGRKGGWAPAPVRNGGVSNGIHTLEHFAKLNFNKAVKRPSIVKGNSNVEVWQHTTEPIQRSLLKHLNGNQQLSGQACTAFKAIMKYMGDFPTKKSNLHGNFVTDKIFQSAMRYEELKDEIFCQIIKQLTGNKLSVSEERGWELMWLATGIFTSSRILQPEITKFLRSARHKLAQDCLRRQHAIAQCPRQRKYPPHWVEKETIQHNFTQIFHFVFFPDDKSNASFQVSSSMTVGELCRSIIGRLGLKSTKGFGLFLIMSQKIVALHDESEFFFDALRRQIDWEEEGIKSTKKSDMPVLAYQMYFLRKIWTDVVPGEDPQADTIFHYNQERPKFLRGYHRCQREDAVKLAALQFRAQHGNDKSELQNLAQTLSEYLPTEMLRTASVEDWKRAIVSMYNQPALTAMSKEGAKIAFLKIVYRWPTFGSSFFEAEKVIRSDNTERVLLAINKRGVLVIEAQSKDILKTYPYNEIQGWAGSDSDDFILTVGNEKTGAMKLHFKTKMGYKMDDLLTSYSRYMKKNRLSSSTSSSL
- the LOC117306998 gene encoding myosin-VIIa-like isoform X1, whose translation is MMQGEGVSRRSAHHNGTRSPSPSRRRTRSQSPRHQARSPSPDRRSARSPSPTRRSARSPSPTRRSARSPSPTRRSARSPSPTRRSTSSPSPTRKRATSPPRGRKGGWAPAPVRNGGVSNGIHTLEHFAKLNFNKAVKRPSIVKGNSNVEVWQHTTEPIQRSLLKHLNGNQQLSGQACTAFKAIMKYMGDFPTKKSNLHGNFVTDKIFQSAMRYEELKDEIFCQIIKQLTGNKLSVSEERGWELMWLATGIFTSSRILQPEITKFLRSARHKLAQDCLRRQHAIAQCPRQRKYPPHWVEKETIQHNFTQIFHFVFFPDDKSNASFQVSSSMTVGELCRSIIGRLGLKSTKGFGLFLIMSQKIVALHDESEFFFDALRRQIDWEEEGIKSTKSEESDMPVLAYQMYFLRKIWTDVVPGEDPQADTIFHYNQERPKFLRGYHRCQREDAVKLAALQFRAQHGNDKSELQNLAQTLSEYLPTEMLRTASVEDWKRAIVSMYNQPALTAMSKEGAKIAFLKIVYRWPTFGSSFFEAEKVIRSDNTERVLLAINKRGVLVIEAQSKDILKTYPYNEIQGWAGSDSDDFILTVGNEKTGAMKLHFKTKMGYKMDDLLTSYSRYMKKNRLSSSTSSSL